Proteins from one Vibrio coralliirubri genomic window:
- a CDS encoding DUF4344 domain-containing metallopeptidase, translating to MTLLKRTLTCSLVLSAMFATTYASSEQTTRSNLLVEYSSPQNAEEEQLKREIQSSGVNDTVADLSNQLFMFEKPLTIQYGGEEGPLYDPQTHQVLIPYSFYAESLNYFEKNQYEKEYGKSAQTGAIDTLLHTLLHETGHAYIEDQNIAILGKEEDAVDNLATVLLLNYVEHGADAAISAADMFAFESEDRPEYYDLGEYIDEHSFDLQRYFSTLCLVYGSDPDAYKNLLDEVENDYLKDRKEFCVEHFDVINENWHQYLKESDDT from the coding sequence ATGACATTATTGAAACGAACATTGACCTGCAGCCTAGTCCTGAGTGCAATGTTTGCCACAACTTATGCATCTAGTGAACAAACAACCCGAAGTAACCTGCTCGTTGAGTACTCTTCACCTCAAAATGCCGAAGAAGAGCAGCTCAAACGCGAGATTCAAAGCAGTGGCGTTAATGACACTGTGGCTGACCTATCAAACCAACTGTTCATGTTTGAGAAGCCATTAACCATTCAATATGGCGGGGAAGAAGGACCGCTCTACGATCCGCAAACCCATCAAGTGCTGATCCCTTATAGCTTTTACGCTGAGTCACTCAATTACTTTGAGAAGAACCAATACGAAAAAGAGTATGGAAAATCTGCGCAAACTGGCGCTATTGATACCTTGCTGCACACCCTACTACACGAAACTGGGCATGCGTATATCGAAGATCAGAACATTGCCATATTGGGTAAAGAAGAAGATGCAGTTGATAACCTAGCAACCGTGCTACTGCTTAACTACGTAGAGCATGGGGCCGACGCCGCTATCAGCGCTGCAGACATGTTCGCTTTCGAGTCAGAAGACCGCCCAGAGTATTACGACCTAGGGGAATACATCGACGAGCACAGTTTCGACCTGCAGCGTTACTTCTCCACGTTATGCTTAGTGTATGGCAGCGATCCTGATGCCTATAAGAACTTGCTCGATGAAGTGGAAAACGACTATTTGAAAGACAGAAAAGAGTTCTGCGTTGAGCACTTTGACGTGATCAATGAAAATTGGCATCAGTATTTAAAAGAGAGTGATGATACTTAG
- a CDS encoding tautomerase family protein, with protein MIVIYGIKECLNPIKLQLSNVLQQCLNSEMGLPDDKRAHRFVPLERDDFFYPEGRTEAYTVIEINMMEGRAVNTKKRLIKKIFSEIEKQLAISPIDIEITIKEQPSHCWGFRGMTGDEAQDLKYKVKV; from the coding sequence ATGATTGTTATTTATGGTATCAAAGAGTGCTTAAATCCAATTAAGTTGCAGCTCTCCAATGTGTTGCAGCAGTGCTTGAACAGTGAAATGGGTTTACCCGATGACAAGCGAGCACATCGGTTTGTGCCATTGGAACGAGATGACTTCTTTTACCCGGAAGGAAGAACAGAAGCCTATACCGTCATTGAGATAAATATGATGGAAGGTCGAGCGGTAAACACCAAAAAGCGCTTAATTAAGAAGATATTTTCTGAAATAGAAAAGCAGTTAGCTATCTCTCCTATTGATATTGAAATCACCATTAAGGAACAGCCATCGCACTGCTGGGGATTTCGAGGCATGACCGGCGATGAAGCTCAAGATCTGAAGTATAAAGTGAAGGTCTAG
- a CDS encoding LON peptidase substrate-binding domain-containing protein: MPNSPRKTTRTDAEPETPVESSLELAVFPLPIFLLPGGRQRLRIFEPKYLAMVAHAAQGGGFIIATQDNSNADHLSSWGTKVTIVDFNMSDDQILEIDVEGEKLVQLHGSFRDDDDLIKSKFSSLPHWPAHEYKVPNVFTAFLVQLFRDHDSIRTLYPTPDFESPQWICARLLEMMPIPLEKKTEFTEPASFPSLVPFLNQIITGQ, from the coding sequence GTGCCGAATTCACCTAGGAAGACCACGCGGACAGACGCCGAACCAGAAACACCCGTAGAGTCTTCTCTAGAGCTCGCAGTGTTTCCTCTCCCCATCTTCCTTCTACCAGGAGGCAGACAAAGACTGCGCATTTTTGAGCCAAAGTATCTCGCGATGGTCGCTCACGCAGCGCAGGGCGGTGGTTTCATTATTGCCACTCAAGACAACTCTAACGCTGATCATCTCAGTTCTTGGGGAACAAAGGTGACCATCGTCGACTTCAATATGTCGGATGACCAAATCTTAGAGATTGATGTCGAAGGCGAAAAGCTGGTGCAATTGCATGGGTCGTTTCGAGACGATGATGACCTGATTAAAAGTAAGTTCAGCTCGTTGCCACACTGGCCAGCCCATGAATATAAAGTGCCTAACGTGTTTACCGCTTTTTTGGTTCAGTTGTTTCGCGACCACGATTCGATAAGAACACTCTATCCCACTCCAGATTTCGAGAGCCCACAATGGATCTGTGCACGATTGCTCGAAATGATGCCTATCCCATTGGAAAAGAAAACAGAATTTACTGAGCCTGCTAGTTTTCCTTCTCTAGTTCCTTTTTTGAATCAAATCATTACGGGGCAATAA
- a CDS encoding sigma-70 family RNA polymerase sigma factor has product MQVESRSSGNGKEHVIIPDNKVPTDNKVPTELSSWLVLVGTDRDKQAFTCLFKFFAPKIKRFGISKLGGEAAANELVQDTMTNVWKKAHLYNVDKGAATTWVYTVMRNAAFDILRKVKAKAEQTIADDIWPIDAMVAESQNEELPFGDHLMSRHVMTQIEKLPLAQKTIVKGVYFQELSQEQLAQQLGVPLGTVKSRLRLALAKLKVHMGEQDHD; this is encoded by the coding sequence ATGCAAGTGGAAAGCAGAAGTTCAGGGAACGGCAAGGAGCATGTCATTATTCCCGATAACAAAGTACCTACAGACAACAAAGTACCGACAGAGCTCTCGAGCTGGTTGGTGTTGGTTGGTACAGACCGAGACAAGCAGGCATTCACCTGTTTGTTTAAGTTCTTCGCTCCTAAGATTAAGCGTTTTGGCATTAGTAAGTTAGGCGGCGAAGCTGCTGCCAACGAGCTAGTTCAAGACACGATGACTAATGTTTGGAAGAAAGCACATCTCTACAATGTAGATAAAGGCGCTGCGACCACTTGGGTCTACACGGTAATGCGTAATGCAGCGTTCGACATTTTGCGTAAAGTGAAAGCGAAAGCCGAACAAACGATAGCCGACGATATCTGGCCGATAGATGCGATGGTAGCCGAATCTCAAAATGAAGAATTGCCATTCGGTGATCATTTGATGAGCCGACACGTAATGACTCAGATAGAGAAGTTGCCTCTTGCTCAGAAAACCATCGTCAAAGGCGTCTATTTTCAAGAGCTCTCTCAAGAGCAACTCGCTCAGCAACTTGGCGTCCCACTTGGAACGGTGAAATCACGTCTGAGACTCGCTTTAGCCAAATTAAAAGTTCACATGGGGGAACAAGACCATGATTAA
- a CDS encoding ChrR family anti-sigma-E factor — MIKHHPNAAILKDFVDGTLADSVSLIVSSHVELCKHCQQQVKQLTAEAANSAFDAEPVFSNEDLDSFLMDDMDFDFDAIEQITADASQSVEVTPEVQKITVADTTFTIPRALNSVARKDWMNLGKISRARLDFADEAHHTSLLHIDKDGQVPCHTHKGFEITLLLEGSFEDEMGVYNKGDFIWLDGNHTHQPATKEGCVCLTVSSDALYFTKGVSQLFNPLGKYIY; from the coding sequence ATGATTAAACATCACCCAAACGCGGCAATCTTGAAAGACTTCGTCGATGGCACGTTGGCTGATTCAGTTTCTTTGATTGTTTCTAGCCATGTAGAACTGTGTAAACACTGCCAACAACAAGTTAAGCAGCTTACCGCTGAAGCGGCGAATAGTGCATTTGACGCAGAGCCAGTATTCTCAAATGAAGATCTAGACAGCTTCTTAATGGACGACATGGACTTTGATTTTGATGCGATAGAGCAAATCACAGCCGATGCTTCACAGTCAGTTGAAGTGACTCCAGAGGTTCAGAAAATAACCGTCGCCGACACAACATTCACAATTCCTCGCGCCCTCAACTCAGTCGCGAGAAAGGACTGGATGAACCTAGGCAAAATTTCACGAGCAAGACTCGATTTTGCTGACGAAGCACACCACACCAGCTTGTTGCACATCGACAAAGATGGACAAGTGCCTTGCCACACCCACAAAGGCTTCGAGATCACGCTTCTTCTAGAAGGCAGTTTCGAAGACGAAATGGGCGTCTACAACAAAGGTGACTTCATCTGGTTGGATGGCAATCACACTCATCAACCTGCAACAAAAGAAGGTTGTGTCTGTTTAACCGTTTCAAGTGATGCCTTGTACTTCACCAAAGGCGTGAGTCAACTGTTCAACCCACTAGGTAAATACATTTATTAG
- a CDS encoding YbgA family protein — translation MDKKIKIGISACVAGHKVRFDTGHKRSRFCTDDLADYVELEPVCPEMGVGLPTPRPTIRQTRMLDDIIHVSRPDGSGDVTNELIEFGQNYSKNNQHIAGFIVCQKSPTCGMERVKVYHHHGRGSESTGVGMFTQQIMDGNPLLPVEENGRLNDPILRENFMTRVFTYQKWLDLVDEGVTKHKLIQFHSAHKYLVMCHHVEGYKSLGKLLAGNELDIDELAAQYIEGLMKALSHHANRGSHANTLHHLQGYFKKQLSSAHKQELTNQIDSFREGVIPLLVPLTLINHYLMEYPNEYLESQVYLNPHPQELKLRYGY, via the coding sequence ATGGATAAAAAAATAAAAATAGGCATCAGTGCATGTGTCGCCGGTCATAAAGTTCGGTTCGATACAGGACACAAACGTTCTCGCTTCTGCACAGACGATCTTGCAGATTATGTAGAGTTAGAACCAGTTTGTCCTGAAATGGGCGTCGGTCTTCCAACTCCTCGTCCAACCATTCGTCAAACAAGAATGTTAGATGACATCATTCACGTTTCTCGCCCAGATGGTTCAGGTGATGTGACCAACGAACTGATCGAGTTCGGTCAAAACTACTCAAAGAACAACCAACACATTGCTGGCTTTATTGTGTGTCAAAAAAGTCCAACCTGCGGCATGGAACGCGTGAAAGTGTACCACCACCATGGTCGAGGCTCTGAATCGACTGGCGTAGGCATGTTCACGCAACAAATTATGGACGGCAACCCGTTACTTCCCGTTGAAGAAAACGGCCGCCTTAACGACCCCATTTTGCGTGAAAACTTCATGACTCGAGTGTTCACTTACCAAAAATGGCTCGATCTTGTGGATGAAGGTGTGACTAAACACAAGCTTATCCAGTTCCACAGCGCCCACAAGTACTTAGTCATGTGTCACCACGTTGAGGGATACAAAAGTTTAGGCAAACTGTTAGCGGGTAATGAGTTAGACATCGACGAATTGGCAGCTCAATACATCGAAGGTTTGATGAAGGCGTTATCGCATCATGCTAATCGAGGCAGTCACGCCAATACGCTGCATCACTTGCAGGGTTACTTTAAAAAACAACTGAGTAGCGCTCACAAACAAGAACTCACCAACCAGATAGATTCTTTCAGAGAGGGCGTGATTCCACTGTTAGTGCCGCTGACACTGATCAATCACTACCTAATGGAATACCCAAACGAGTACTTGGAATCACAGGTTTACCTAAACCCTCACCCACAAGAACTTAAGCTGAGATACGGATATTGA
- the phrB gene encoding deoxyribodipyrimidine photo-lyase, translating to MSDILWIRRDLRVHDNPALVAAIENGVSIAVFISTPQQWQQHHLAPIKADFIYRHLKQLKSQLAEFGMTLLHLKATDFDDQSKQLIDLCQQLDAKCVYANSEPEVDEQARDKKLISSGLNLKMSDCDVMLPLGSVLNKQGEMFKVFTPFKNAWLKEVQVKGIICSPAPVESAERSQTQLPDNLQALTLSANYDFDFPRVDSSRWPLSQDVLGNVIPNFLGNKVNDYARLRDIPSVKGTSGLSPYLAIGAVSPRWLAIQLIQQKPDLLFDTQLPAFCWLNELIWRDFYKHLMFHHPKLVKGANFQQKYNGLDWYHDHPSFKAWCEGKTGYPLVDAAMRQLVETGWMHNRLRMVVASFLTKHLLIDWRWGERFFMSHLIDGDFSANNGGWQWASSTGCDAQPYFRIFNPITQSEKFDPKGIFIRKYIPELQNIPDKYVHFPHEFIAKNGIDSEYWQPIVEHKEARLRALAFFK from the coding sequence TTGAGCGACATTTTATGGATACGACGAGACCTGAGGGTTCACGATAACCCAGCGCTCGTCGCAGCAATTGAAAACGGCGTATCTATCGCCGTTTTTATTTCAACCCCACAGCAATGGCAGCAACACCACCTTGCACCAATCAAAGCTGATTTCATCTATCGTCATCTAAAACAACTCAAATCCCAGCTCGCTGAATTCGGGATGACTTTGCTTCACCTGAAAGCGACCGACTTTGACGACCAATCCAAACAGCTCATCGACTTATGCCAGCAGCTTGATGCCAAGTGCGTCTACGCAAACTCTGAGCCTGAGGTCGATGAACAGGCTCGCGATAAAAAGCTAATTTCAAGCGGCTTAAACCTCAAGATGAGCGATTGTGACGTTATGTTGCCACTCGGTAGCGTTCTCAACAAACAAGGCGAGATGTTCAAAGTCTTTACGCCCTTTAAGAACGCTTGGCTAAAAGAAGTTCAGGTGAAAGGCATCATCTGCAGTCCAGCTCCTGTCGAGTCAGCTGAACGTTCACAAACACAGCTTCCTGACAACTTACAAGCCTTAACCCTCTCCGCTAACTATGATTTCGACTTTCCTCGTGTGGATTCGAGTCGCTGGCCATTAAGCCAAGATGTATTGGGCAATGTGATCCCCAATTTCTTAGGCAATAAAGTCAACGACTACGCACGTCTGAGAGACATTCCCTCAGTTAAAGGGACATCGGGGCTATCACCTTATCTAGCGATTGGCGCCGTGAGCCCACGTTGGTTAGCGATTCAATTGATTCAGCAGAAACCCGATCTGTTATTTGATACGCAATTACCGGCCTTTTGTTGGCTCAATGAATTGATTTGGCGAGATTTTTATAAGCATTTGATGTTCCACCATCCTAAACTGGTTAAAGGTGCTAACTTTCAGCAAAAATACAATGGTTTAGATTGGTATCACGATCATCCTAGCTTCAAAGCTTGGTGCGAAGGAAAAACAGGATATCCATTGGTTGATGCAGCAATGCGTCAACTGGTTGAAACGGGCTGGATGCACAACAGGCTAAGAATGGTGGTGGCAAGCTTCCTAACCAAGCACCTGCTTATTGACTGGCGTTGGGGCGAACGTTTCTTTATGTCACACCTTATCGATGGTGACTTTAGTGCCAACAATGGTGGCTGGCAGTGGGCTTCAAGTACTGGCTGTGATGCTCAACCTTACTTCCGAATTTTCAATCCAATCACCCAGAGTGAAAAGTTTGATCCAAAAGGAATTTTTATTCGTAAGTACATACCAGAGCTGCAAAATATCCCAGATAAGTATGTGCATTTCCCACATGAATTTATCGCTAAAAACGGAATAGACAGCGAATACTGGCAACCCATCGTTGAGCATAAAGAAGCACGATTGAGAGCCTTAGCCTTCTTCAAATAA
- a CDS encoding nuclear transport factor 2 family protein, with protein sequence MDNSLWLDNFLNMYRELGTDNFDVLKTVYHPDIEFQDPLHHVSGISALTHYFENLYTQVTSCYFHIEHTFEANDEASVYWTMQFAHKQLNGQKPIEVQGHSHLKMLDGQVVYHRDYLDVGSMLYEHIPVLGCAIKSIKKRASR encoded by the coding sequence ATGGATAACTCTCTATGGCTTGATAACTTTCTCAACATGTATCGAGAACTCGGAACCGACAATTTCGACGTGCTTAAGACGGTTTATCACCCTGATATTGAATTCCAAGATCCGCTGCATCATGTCAGCGGTATTTCGGCGCTTACGCACTACTTCGAGAACCTCTACACACAGGTAACGAGCTGTTACTTTCATATCGAACACACTTTCGAAGCGAACGACGAGGCTTCGGTTTACTGGACGATGCAGTTTGCTCACAAGCAATTAAATGGGCAAAAGCCAATCGAAGTACAAGGACACAGCCACCTCAAGATGCTCGACGGTCAAGTGGTCTACCACAGAGACTATCTCGACGTCGGCTCTATGTTGTACGAACACATTCCAGTACTGGGCTGCGCGATCAAATCCATCAAAAAGAGGGCGAGCCGATAA
- a CDS encoding SDR family NAD(P)-dependent oxidoreductase: protein MRIMITGATSGIGQSLTKDYAQQGHQVIACGRNPDKLQALVDSHDTDVAHSSITPLCFDLTDYHNFPELDQDKSLDLLILNAGDCEYIDDPVNFDAELFERVININLISIGYALKAWLKNIKPGGRLVLVSSSASFLPLPRAEAYGASKAALTYLGRTLSVDLATHNIHVSIVHPGFVETPLTERNTFSMPMIISSEAATQRIVNGIAQGKSEIDFPRRFIMLMKLLRMLPTPVWQKLASRMV from the coding sequence ATGCGTATTATGATTACAGGCGCGACCTCAGGTATAGGCCAATCCCTAACTAAAGATTACGCTCAGCAAGGGCATCAGGTGATTGCTTGTGGCCGCAACCCAGACAAGCTGCAAGCCTTAGTTGACTCTCACGATACAGACGTCGCGCATTCATCCATTACGCCGCTCTGTTTCGACCTGACTGATTACCACAACTTCCCAGAACTCGACCAAGACAAGTCGCTCGATCTGCTGATTTTAAATGCTGGTGATTGTGAGTACATCGACGACCCAGTGAATTTTGATGCCGAGCTTTTCGAGCGCGTCATCAACATAAACCTAATTTCAATTGGCTACGCCCTTAAAGCCTGGTTAAAAAACATCAAGCCCGGCGGCCGTTTGGTTTTAGTCAGCTCCAGCGCTAGCTTTTTACCTTTGCCAAGAGCCGAGGCTTATGGCGCTTCAAAGGCCGCCCTCACCTACTTAGGCAGAACACTTTCGGTTGATCTGGCAACGCACAACATTCATGTCTCAATTGTGCACCCAGGCTTTGTTGAAACGCCATTAACCGAGCGAAATACGTTCTCTATGCCTATGATTATTAGTAGTGAGGCCGCAACTCAGCGAATCGTTAATGGTATCGCTCAAGGAAAGAGTGAAATCGATTTCCCAAGACGATTCATCATGTTGATGAAGCTACTAAGAATGCTTCCAACTCCAGTTTGGCAAAAACTCGCTTCAAGGATGGTATAA
- a CDS encoding NAD(P)/FAD-dependent oxidoreductase, which yields MKKIAIIGSGISGLTCAHILDKHHDVTVFEKNDYVGGHTATVDIEHQGSAFSIDTGFIVFNDRTYPNFNQLLEQLGVERQPTEMSFSVHNTTTKFEYNGHSINSLFAQRSNIFKPQFWSLVSDILKFNKLCKAQFESNKFTPDVTLGSFLRDNQFSDFFSQHYILPMGAAIWSTSLEEMEEFELKFFIQFFYNHGLLDIANRPQWYVIPKGSRSYVEIILSRLSKPVALNTSIKQVTRQETGITIEFEDGSTQDFDEVIFACHSDQALRLLGDATEQEQQVLGEIPYSRNEVVLHTDTRLLPDRKLAWASWNYMLDGDSKRPACVTYNMNILQGIESQDTFCVTLNQSEAIDPEKIIRSFVYHHPVLNSNTVEAQHKREQICGKNQTHFAGAYWYNGFHEDGVHSALDVTKRFGLDLSTSSAL from the coding sequence ATGAAGAAAATCGCCATTATTGGTTCAGGTATATCTGGACTCACTTGCGCGCATATATTAGATAAGCACCACGACGTAACGGTATTCGAAAAAAATGATTACGTTGGGGGGCACACCGCAACCGTTGATATTGAACATCAAGGCTCGGCGTTTTCGATAGATACAGGTTTCATCGTATTCAACGATCGAACCTACCCAAATTTCAATCAGCTTCTAGAACAACTCGGTGTCGAAAGACAACCTACCGAGATGAGCTTCAGCGTCCACAACACCACCACTAAGTTTGAGTACAACGGCCACAGCATTAATTCGTTATTCGCTCAGAGGAGTAACATCTTCAAACCTCAGTTCTGGTCTTTAGTGTCTGACATTCTCAAGTTCAACAAACTGTGTAAGGCTCAGTTTGAAAGCAATAAATTCACACCAGACGTTACCCTTGGCAGCTTCCTACGAGATAATCAATTTTCCGATTTTTTCAGCCAGCACTATATCCTACCGATGGGCGCGGCGATTTGGTCGACAAGCTTGGAAGAGATGGAAGAGTTTGAGCTGAAGTTCTTCATCCAGTTTTTCTACAACCATGGATTGCTCGATATCGCGAACCGTCCTCAGTGGTATGTGATTCCAAAAGGATCGCGTTCTTATGTTGAAATCATCCTTTCACGCCTAAGTAAGCCTGTTGCACTCAATACATCGATTAAACAAGTGACTCGCCAAGAAACGGGCATCACGATTGAATTTGAAGATGGCAGCACACAAGACTTCGACGAAGTAATCTTTGCTTGCCACTCAGACCAAGCCTTACGTCTGCTTGGCGATGCGACAGAACAAGAGCAACAGGTACTGGGCGAGATCCCATACAGCCGTAATGAAGTCGTTCTGCACACCGATACTCGCTTGTTACCAGACAGAAAGCTGGCTTGGGCAAGCTGGAACTATATGTTGGATGGCGACAGTAAACGACCTGCCTGTGTCACTTACAACATGAACATTCTGCAAGGCATCGAAAGCCAAGACACCTTCTGTGTCACCTTGAATCAAAGCGAAGCCATCGACCCAGAAAAAATCATTCGCAGCTTTGTTTATCATCACCCGGTACTTAATTCGAACACGGTCGAAGCTCAGCACAAGCGTGAGCAAATCTGTGGCAAAAACCAGACGCACTTTGCTGGTGCTTATTGGTACAACGGCTTCCACGAAGACGGTGTCCACAGTGCACTCGATGTGACCAAACGCTTCGGTTTAGATTTGAGCACGAGTTCAGCACTATGA
- a CDS encoding DUF1365 domain-containing protein encodes MNSQTLTPEMGIASEKSEELSGIYWGNVRHRRFGDITHEFSYQLYMMGLDLDELPQTTARSALFGTRWYNPIRFVESDYLAEKKENVTTDEPKSLKQRIASKVQQLGGFWSDSNRVTMLAQCRCLGIYFSPINCFFCYDETGDCKYMLAEVSNTPWRERHYYLIDMHQELKVKKEFHVSPFMDLNMTYFWKIKPPAKRTLVHIESRRDDKLFDATLALTKQSVTKTNIRRTVFKIPAMTIKVVMGIYYQALKLFLKKVPFVAHPDSTS; translated from the coding sequence ATGAACAGTCAAACCCTGACACCCGAGATGGGGATCGCATCCGAAAAGAGTGAAGAGCTCAGCGGTATCTATTGGGGTAACGTCAGACATCGCCGCTTTGGCGACATCACCCATGAGTTTAGCTATCAGCTGTATATGATGGGGTTAGATCTTGATGAGCTGCCCCAAACCACAGCGCGCAGTGCGCTGTTCGGAACTCGATGGTACAACCCAATTCGCTTTGTCGAATCGGATTATCTCGCTGAAAAAAAAGAAAATGTCACCACGGATGAACCAAAATCACTTAAGCAACGTATAGCTTCCAAAGTGCAACAACTTGGTGGGTTTTGGTCTGATTCAAACCGTGTGACGATGCTGGCTCAGTGCCGCTGTTTAGGCATCTATTTCAGCCCAATCAACTGTTTCTTCTGTTACGACGAAACTGGGGATTGCAAGTACATGTTGGCTGAGGTGAGCAACACGCCTTGGCGAGAAAGACACTACTATCTCATCGACATGCACCAAGAATTGAAGGTAAAAAAAGAGTTTCACGTTTCACCGTTCATGGATTTGAACATGACTTATTTTTGGAAAATTAAGCCACCAGCGAAACGCACGTTAGTTCACATCGAAAGCCGCCGAGACGATAAGCTTTTCGATGCGACACTGGCTCTGACGAAACAGTCAGTAACCAAGACAAACATTAGACGAACGGTATTCAAGATTCCGGCGATGACGATAAAAGTCGTGATGGGAATTTATTATCAGGCTCTCAAATTATTCCTGAAAAAAGTACCGTTTGTGGCGCATCCAGACTCAACATCTTAA
- a CDS encoding SAM-dependent methyltransferase, whose protein sequence is MEQLAKQNNNIEQQAKAVAVSSNCKYRALIFKVLESLQFATLEIIERDQHSVFGDREADLKGRIVIHDATFFRDVVINGSIGASEAYIDGKWTSPNLTRVIQIMARNQAQLDELDDKTQWISRIKNLLLRRKNANTEQGSKRNILAHYDIGNELYERFLDSSMQYSSAIYSEDAETLSKAQQNKMKTICERLELSEKDSVVEIGTGWGGLAIFMAQHYGCHVTTTTISDAQHALAEQRVKALGLTDKITLLKEDYRNLTGEYDKLVSIEMIEAVGHEYLQTFFEKCSSLLKPSGKMLIQAITIADSRYDKYRKGVDFIQKYIFPGGCLPSVSVMTQHLATSTDLVVQEIDDIGLHYARTLNDWNIAFENSWEELESLGYSEEFKRLWIFYFCYCEGAFKERVISTHHVVARKPRYFGAKDEAVLDY, encoded by the coding sequence ATGGAACAGCTTGCCAAACAAAACAACAATATTGAACAACAAGCTAAAGCCGTTGCTGTTTCAAGCAACTGTAAATATCGAGCTTTAATCTTCAAGGTTTTAGAAAGCCTACAATTCGCGACGCTTGAGATCATTGAGCGCGACCAGCATTCGGTGTTCGGTGATCGAGAAGCAGACTTGAAAGGTCGAATCGTGATTCATGATGCGACCTTTTTTAGAGATGTCGTCATCAACGGTAGTATTGGCGCATCTGAAGCGTACATCGATGGTAAATGGACCAGTCCAAATCTCACGCGTGTGATTCAAATCATGGCTCGCAACCAAGCCCAATTGGATGAGCTTGATGACAAGACACAGTGGATTTCTCGCATCAAAAACCTATTGCTGCGTCGTAAAAATGCCAACACGGAGCAAGGCTCTAAACGAAATATTCTCGCGCACTACGATATTGGCAACGAGCTGTATGAGCGCTTCTTAGATAGCTCGATGCAGTACTCTTCCGCTATCTACAGCGAAGACGCAGAAACCTTGTCGAAGGCTCAACAAAACAAAATGAAAACCATCTGTGAGCGATTAGAACTGTCGGAGAAAGATAGCGTGGTCGAGATAGGCACAGGTTGGGGCGGCTTAGCCATCTTCATGGCACAACACTACGGTTGCCATGTCACTACTACCACGATTTCAGATGCCCAACATGCGCTTGCTGAACAGAGAGTCAAAGCGCTTGGTTTAACCGATAAAATCACCCTGCTTAAAGAGGATTATCGCAATCTCACTGGTGAGTACGACAAGTTGGTTTCGATCGAGATGATAGAAGCGGTCGGCCATGAATATCTACAAACTTTCTTTGAGAAGTGCTCTTCGTTACTTAAGCCCTCAGGCAAGATGCTGATTCAAGCGATTACTATCGCTGACAGCCGTTACGACAAATACCGCAAAGGTGTCGACTTTATTCAGAAGTACATCTTCCCCGGCGGTTGTTTACCTTCAGTTTCAGTAATGACCCAACACCTTGCGACCAGCACCGACCTTGTGGTTCAAGAAATTGATGACATTGGCCTACACTACGCTCGAACACTGAATGATTGGAACATCGCCTTTGAAAATAGTTGGGAAGAGTTAGAGTCCCTCGGCTATTCAGAAGAGTTTAAGCGCTTGTGGATCTTCTACTTCTGCTACTGTGAAGGCGCATTCAAAGAGCGCGTGATCAGCACTCATCATGTAGTCGCAAGAAAACCTCGTTACTTTGGAGCAAAAGATGAAGCGGTTTTGGATTATTAA
- a CDS encoding DUF2878 domain-containing protein gives MKRFWIINLVLFQATWVCSAFFTAQAPFVTPLIVVVHFLLSPTRSSDLKILILLPLGLLLDSLLLHFGVFSVDSEIANQSWFPVWLVCLWIMFLISFNHSLNWLLKCSKVILFVIGFVAGTSSYWGGIKAGALLTTWPDASVVAALAISWGILLPLLVAAYSNLIQPKMAITR, from the coding sequence ATGAAGCGGTTTTGGATTATTAATCTCGTACTGTTTCAAGCGACCTGGGTTTGCAGTGCCTTTTTTACCGCGCAAGCCCCGTTCGTCACACCACTGATTGTAGTGGTTCACTTCCTTCTATCACCGACTCGCAGTAGCGATCTGAAGATACTCATTTTATTACCATTGGGGCTATTGCTTGATAGCCTCTTACTTCACTTCGGCGTGTTTTCCGTCGACTCTGAAATTGCTAATCAATCTTGGTTCCCAGTGTGGCTTGTCTGCCTGTGGATCATGTTCTTAATCAGTTTTAACCACAGCCTAAATTGGCTATTAAAATGCTCGAAAGTGATCTTGTTTGTCATAGGGTTCGTAGCAGGTACTAGTAGTTATTGGGGAGGCATCAAAGCTGGTGCTCTTCTTACTACTTGGCCAGATGCATCGGTAGTTGCTGCCCTTGCAATAAGTTGGGGGATTTTGTTGCCCTTACTGGTGGCCGCCTACTCCAACTTAATACAACCTAAAATGGCAATAACGAGGTGA